Proteins from one Enoplosus armatus isolate fEnoArm2 chromosome 4, fEnoArm2.hap1, whole genome shotgun sequence genomic window:
- the angptl2b gene encoding angiopoietin-related protein 2b, with the protein MDPPSMVLLGLLLVYGLACGVQQTLGSPSDSSHGRDRTQEFESSEDGLGREYLYAGRSKRAPADQQQEKCSYTFIVPQQKVTGAICVNSKEPEAMLENRVNKQELELLNVELQKQKRQIETLQQLVEVDGGIVNEVKLLRKESRNMNSRVTQLYMQLLHEIIRKRDNALELAQMENKILNQTSEMQQLTSRYKDLEHKYQHLASLATNQSTLIALLEEQCQSRPPPRHVPVPQPRPQPPPPSPPLNKPYQPPVPPRINNPISNEIQSDQKSLPPVLPTMPTGTHSPSTTDKPSGPFKDCLQALEDGHTASGMCLVKPENANRLMQVWCDQRHDPGGWTVIQRRVDGSVNFFRNWETYKQGFGNIDGEYWLGLENIYWLTNQGNYKLLVTLEDWSGRKVFAEYASFRVEPEADFYKLRVGRYHGNAGDSLTWHNGKQFTTLDRDHDAYTGNCAHYQKGGWWYNSCAHSNLNGVWYRGGHYRSRYQDGVYWAEFRGGAYSLKKVVMMIRPNPNTFH; encoded by the exons ATGGATCCCCCCTCAATGGTCCTGCTGGGGCTCCTTCTTGTTTATGGATTAGCCTGTGGTGTCCAGCAGACTCTGGGGAGTCCTTCAGACAGCAGCCATGGCAGGGACAGGACCCAAGAATTTGAGAGTAGTGAGGATGGTCTCGGGAGAGAGTATCTCTACGCTGGAAGGAGCAAACGTGCTCCAGCTgaccagcagcaggagaagTGCTCCTACACTTTCATTGTGCCTCAACAGAAGGTAACCGGAGCCATCTGTGTCAACTCCAAGGAGCCGGAGGCCATGCTGGAGAATCGGGTCAACAAACAGGAGTTAGAGCTGCTAAATGTGGAGctacagaaacagaagagacagaTCGAGACCCTGCAGCAATTGGTAGAGGTGGACGGAGGTATTGTCAACGAGGTCAAGCTTCTGAGGAAGGAGAGCCGAAACATGAACTCCAGAGTCACTCAGCTGTACATGCAGCTGCTCCACGAGATCATCAGGAAGAGAGACAATGCCCTAGAACTGGCTCAGATGGAGAACAAGATCTTGAACCAAACCTCTGAGATGCAACAGCTCACCAGTCGCTACAAAGACCTCGAGCACAAATACCAGCACTTGGCTTCTTTGGCCACGAACCAATCAACTCTTATTGCCCTGCTGGAGGAGCAGTGCCAGAGTCGCCCTCCCCCTCGTCATGTGCCCGTCCCCCAGCCACGGCCTCAGCCACCTCCACCGTCACCACCTCTCAACAAGCCTTACCAGCCGCCTGTCCCTCCACGAATTAACAACCCAATCAGCAACGAGATCCAGAGTGACCAAAAATCTCTACCGCCTGTTCTTCCAACAATGCCCACTGGCACACACAGCCCCTCCACGACTGACAAACCCTCTG GTCCATTTAAGGATTGTTTGCAGGCTTTGGAAGACGGACACACTGCCAGCGGCATGTGCCTGGTGAAGCCAGAGAATGCCAACCGGCTTATGCAGGTGTGGTGCGACCAGAGACATGACCCAGGTGGCTGGACCGTGATCCAGAGGAGGGTGGACGGCTCTGTCAACTTTTTCAGGAACTGGGAGACATACAAG CAAGGTTTTGGCAATATTGATGGCGAGTACTGGCTGGGTCTGGAGAACATCTACTGGCTGACGAACCAGGGAAACTACAAACTGCTGGTCACGCTGGAGGACTGGTCTGGCAGGAAGGTGTTCGCAGAGTACGCCAGCTTCAGAGTGGAGCCCGAGGCGGACTTCTACAAGCTAAGGGTGGGCCGTTACCATGGCAACGCGGGGGACTCCCTCACCTGGCATAACGGCAAACAGTTCACAACACTGGACAGAGACCATGATGCATATACAG GCAACTGTGCCCACTACCAGAAGGGAGGCTGGTGGTACAACTCTTGTGCCCATTCAaatttgaatggagtttggtacAGAGGAGGACACTACCGCAGTCGCTACCAAGATGGAGTCTACTGGGCTGAGTTCAGAGGAGGAGCCTATTCACTAAAGAAAGTGGTCATGATGATCCGTCCAAACCCAAACACCTTCCACTAA